From the Haliaeetus albicilla chromosome 6, bHalAlb1.1, whole genome shotgun sequence genome, the window CTCCCTAGAGATACCTTTGCTTTCTACTTCCATTGGCTCATCTGGTCTCTCCTTCATCTCCGgttcctctacttttttttcatctgcttctgTGGGGTTCACCGGGGATTTTGCTTCCTGTGGTGGCGTCTCCACAGGTTGGGCACACTGCTGAGGACAGAAATCAATGAGAAGCGAGGTAAAGCAGTGCATGGCAACAGAAGACAGTCACAGCAGTCTGGAAAGCAAAGACACACAAAACTGTCAGGCCAATTCTGAGGACCTGAGAACTATCCTTAACTATCATTCCAAGAGCTCACCTCTGTCTCAGCAGCTGAGTAACACAGAAGAAGGGGCAGAAGTAGAGATGTTTCCAAGTGCATGAGGCAAACAAGCAACCCAACACTCACCTCCATAGGGACCTCTGTTTCAGtagcagcagcactgagctcTTTCTCTGGTTCAGATGACTCTCCTTGCTCCTTAGCACTGGCTCCTTCTTCTACTTTTATTCCTTCCTCTGTGTGTTCCACAtcccagagcagcacagcagacaAAAGAAGAGAAGTCATCAGTAGGGTCTTTCCCTCACTGTTACCAAGCACACATCTCCTTTGCTCCCAGAGACTAGGCCCATCAAAATGGGACCAACACCACTCAAGATGACCTGCCCTTTCCAGCCCACTTGAAATGCTGggcttctcttctccctgaTGTCAGCTCATCCATGGAAAGCTAGTGTCCTCTCTTGCCTTTAAGGGCTTGCCACATGTCTTTGGCAGCCCTCCTAACATGAGAGGTAAGTTGATCTGCGTCCACCCCCAGACCCCACCACCACAGCTCCGGTGAGGGGAACAGCCAGGATGAGGTCAGGACGCAGGACTGTACAAGAGGGGAGCTCTCACCGGGTGGAGGGACAGGGGCAGGCGTATTTGGCTGCGTATCGCCTGGTGTCGAAGGAGTTGGAGTTTTGGGAGAGGGCGAGCTTGGCTGCGAAAGTTTCTTGTTCTCCTCTATCTCTGCCAGTTCTGGCATACTCCAACGGCCATTCACATGCTCAAACTCCTGTACCTGCacaagaaggagagaaagacaTCATCATCGGAGGAGTCACACAAAGCTTGTCCTCAAACCACAAGAGACAGACCACTCAGCACACGACAAAAATAGGTGTGAAAGGAGCTCAGGATGCCAGTGACTACAAGTTCTATGAAAAGCAAAGGCTACATTGCTCTGCTAGGCGCCTTACCTTTTTGCGTATAAGTGACATAACCCCAATGCGAGTAAGGACATGCTGTCGAGAAAGACCTTCCCGTGGGACCCCATCCGCAAAGGTCTCTGCACCATCAGCGCCAGGTTCACATAAATGGCGCATAAACAGTGAGACGTAGGCCCTGGAGCAGTTAAGAGTCAAGCAGTTAGACTATAAACCAGGTTAGCTGCAGACATGCATTGTCAGACCCCTTCCAACACATAAGGGAAACCACTGCAAGACTCCTAACCCAGAGTAACACAAGTTCTGGGGTTGGGTTTCAGGCTCCTTTAAGGGAGAAGTTCCTGACAAGAATTACTACATGGATAAAGGACACACAGCTGACTCAGAGTCTTGAGCCAGAAACAACCGTAAGCCCAAAAAGGACTCAGGGAGAGTATTCATTACATGCTTGCATGGCCATGCTACTCCTCTAAAAGCATTTACTTTTGGTGACCGATGAGTCCAAGGAAGAGAACTAGGCACAAGCCCCTAGTCTCTTCCAGCTTATACTTCATTCCCCCACATAAAATCAGCTAATACATTAAAGGAAATGTAGTCTCTAAGGAAAGGCCCAAAAGGCCCAATTCTCATTCTTCCCCAAAGGGTCTAGATGTTGCCAGTCTTCCACCCCTGCCTAATGCAGACTCACTTGAACTCTTTCTCTGACTTGCCACGGAGGTCCCGAACAAGCCACTGAGTGGTGAAGGCATCCTGAGGTGGCATTCCATAGCGCATGATAGCATTGAGGAAGGCTTTCCGCTGGCGGGCATTGAAACCCAAGACCTAGAATGGAGGAGAAGACAGACAGATACAGCAAGAGCCATACAGAAGCAGCTAGGATGCAAATGCCTGCCCTGGTACTACTTACCTCAATGTTCCCTCCCACACGGGCAAGTAAAGGAGGCAGAGGCTTATCCTTATCATTTCTCAGGCCTTTGCGGCTAGGCCGACGAGCTGCTGAAGAGAGAAATGCAGCTAAGGAGGAGAGACAATGCACAGCATATTGTTGTGTGAATATTTCCCTTGCAGAACAGCACCACAAAGTGTATAAATCACCCAAATCAAGTCCCAGCTGTTTCCACACTCAGAGAAAGTGACCCAGGAACTCTGGCTTCACCAGAACTTACCTTCAGACCTCTCATCAAAGTCCTCATCTCCTTCTTCAGAAGCAACTGAATAGTCTGACTGATTATCTGACTGGTCATCCTGCcagtctgaaagaaaaacagcacgTGAGCCTGAGACGCTACTCCGTTACTTCCCAGCAACATATACTTACACCCATTTCTCCCTCAGGTTCCTGTGGATTTGTACCTCTATCCTCCTGTGAGCCATCATTGTAGTTAACTTGCTTGCGAATACGTTTGCCCTTGCCCAGATTCCTGGCCAGATCTTCCTGTTGCTGTTCATAATGGTGACGCAGTAGCTTCTCCCAGTAATCAGGATCCACTGACTCCTCCTGCTTAATGATCTCCCGTTcaacctcctcttcctcctgccacaGAGAAGTAACAAATTTAGATCCCTATGCTCCAGATCCCAACCTGCCTGAGCAGATGTATGTCTGCTCACCCTTAAAAGCATCAGACCTCAGCCTGCTTAAATGATCTTCCATCATCCAGGAGAAGATACTAGCTGACATCCACCTCATACTCACCCCCATCTCCTCTTCACGAACCACATACTGGGCCACCTTGAAGGAGCTGAGATACTCATTCATGCCCTGAAGTTCTGTATCTTCCGTTTCATCCTGGTTCCGATCCAACAGACGCTCAATTGCTTTATCATCATAGTGGATGACACTGCTGTCCTCACCTTCTTTGTTATCCCCTGAGGCAAGAGCACAGACACAGTTGCTGTGTGGCTCTCAAGGGACTAGGAAAGGGACTGCCACCCTAGACCTCTCTGTAGAGCTATAATCAGCACTGTGCCTACAGTCACTCGCTAAGTAAGGAGCCAGACCTCCCCACCTCCTTCAGTTCTACTCCCAGGCACTCACCCCCCTCAGTAGCCTCATCCTTGAAGAGCTCTTCAGTGCCAAATTTGAGAATGTCATCAAGTTCCTGTTTGGACATGGAGCCTGTCTTGGAGCCCAACCCTGGTCTCACTACCAGATGAGTTAGCATCATTTTCTTCTTGGCCACCTGAGTGATACGCTCCTCCACTGAGGCCCTTGTCACAAAGCGGTATATCATCACTTTCTTGTTCTGTCCAATTCTGTGTGCACGACTGAAGGCCTAGAAAAGAGATGCGCTCAGAACAGTCTAGAGCTACACAAGTAGTAGTCTGATACACCCCGCCTACCTCCACAAGTTTCCCAGTTGCCTTCATGGTGGCTCTTAACATCAGTGAAGGCTGGGCCCTGGAAGAACCCTCCACTATTTCACTTCCCATCCTCACTGCTCTAATTTTGCTTCACTTCTAAAGGGGAACTCTCACATTCCTTCACTCCTCCTGATGAGTTCACTTCCCCTCTTCCTCAGGGTTACTCCACAGTGAGTGGTCTCATTCAGACTCACCTGGATATCATTGTGGGGGTTCCAGTCTGAATCATAGATAATCACAGTATCTGCTGTGGCCAAGTTAATACCAAGACCCCCAGCTCGAGttgaaagcagaaagcagaactgCTGAGCACCAGGAGCTTAGataaaaagagagaacaaaagtAATCAAGGGTGAGTGCATTACTCAAACAAGGATTTCTATCTGATCCACATCACCTGAGGGGGAATCGCTACTAATTTAAGATTCCAGGAGAGCAATGGAAGACTTGGGCCACAACAACCCCATGTTGACCGCTAAGCACATACAAGgcaacagttttcattttgcaaagaaagTAGGAGGATCCATACCATTGAAGCGATCAATAGCTTCCTGACGCATGTTCCCTGTGATTCCTCCATCAATCCGCTCATATTTGTACCCTTCGTGTTCCAAAAAGTCTTCCAGAAGGTCCAACATTTTAGTCATCTGCGTAAcagaaaaacaccaccacaaaagAGTGAGGGACAAGGTGATACCAGATCAACAGGCTCCTTTATCATTATCAGAAAAAGAGTTCCCAGCCTTAAGGTTTTCCCCCATATACCTGAGAGAATATGAGCACCCTGTGACCTCCTTCCTTCAGGTTCTTTAACATCTTCtggagcagcaacagctttccagagGCTCGAATAAGAGCACTCCCATCATACATGCCATTTGGCATTTTTGGAGCTTCctgagaagaagagaaaaggagtaaggggtggaggaagaaaaaagcttgaAGGGATGTAACTTGGTCTTGGTCCCTAGCTGTGTCCATCAGATGCTGACTCACATCTGGTCATTTAGCTTGGCACAACCACAATGTGTACCACATGGAACACCAGTGCTACCCTGTGCCTCCTTCTCTTGCGGTTTGACTCCTAGATGCCCTCCTTTTCCTTACTGACTTAGTCTCGACTCTTACCGTCTTCACCATCTTGCATGAGTCACAACGTAGCTCCTACCTGTCATACAAAGatactggaaaaggaaaggccTTCCAGAATGTTGGGTCTACAATAACAACAGgatgaaaaaaaacacagaagcagaaagagaggaaggggaaCCCCTCCATGCTTTGCTAGGGAGCTAACTGGATCCCCAGAAACAGCCAGCAGGGAATTTGCTTATACAGAATAAGTGACTGGACATACCATAGCAGCCACAGGAAAGAGGTAGGGGTGGTTACAGCACTTCTTCAGATCCATAACAACATTGAGCAAGGAGACTTGGTTACCACCACCCCGTGCATTCAGTGCCTCAAAGTTTCTTgtcaaaatgtatttgtaatatttcctgaaaagaaaacaaaacaaaaaccaagtcAGACACCCCTCATAGAATAACAAACATACTCTCTTGCTAAACTCTGCACAGCTCCTGGCATTACCTGCCAGCTACCTAGGCTCTGCCAGTGGCATTCACTATCTCTTTATCCCTTACATCAGAGCACAGGATTAGTCCTCCCTCTGCTATAGCAGCAGCAAGAAATCTTCCTCCTATCCACTGTGTAGAAAGCCCTATAGTGAGGATGAGGCTGTTTCTGCATCCTCTTTGAAACAGTGGCAGAACAGAGCAACAGTAGTTTAAGCAGCAGGTGCTCTCTTCATCCTCACACTCACTTCTGCATggggctcaactccactctgACAATGAGTTCAGTCTTAGATGGCATATTCTTGAATACATCAGCTTTGAGACGCCTCAGCATGTGTGGGCCCAGCATGTCATGCAGTTTCTTGATCTGATCTTCCTTGGCAATATCTGCAAACTCTTCTAGGAAGCCCTCCAAGTTactgcagagaaacagacaCTCAGCAAAAGCgacaaaggaaaaagagcaaaaaaaatgaggaagggGATAGGAGTGACAAGACAGGCAGGCTGACTTGCACTGCAAGACATACTGGAATCTCTCTGGTGTCAGGAAGTTCAGCAGGTGGAACAGTTCTTCCAGGTTGTTCTGCAGGGGAGTTCCTGTAAGCAGCAGCTTGTGCTGGAGCGAGTAACCGTTGAGCACACGGAAGAACTGGGAAGTAGAGAGCAGGGAAGAaatggtgggggaaaaaaaccaaaacaacagatCACATGAACTTGTCTAAGGCTTATTAAGTCACAAgcctacaaaaaaaataatttctcctagaaaaaaaagttgacaCCAAGCTAGGGCTCAATTTAGATCACATCAGCTGTTTAGACAAGAGCTCCAAGTAGTTCACATTCCAGTCAGGGTCACTAGACTGATCTCATTTGGATCATTGTTCTGCATACCTAAAACATGACTGTAGCAAATCCTACAAGCCATCAGGTGCTGGTAGGGTTCCTTTGCTCTTTTAAGTTACAAGCTCTTTCAGACCACCAATAATTTCCAGACTGCTATACTACGTACTTTTTCTTGCTAAATTAGTGTTCCACATTCTTACAACTACTCCGCCTTGAGAATTCTAGAAATAGCTAAGTCACTCTTCCTATTCATATCAATCCTGGCAATGTTCCAGAGCTCTGAacaagcagaggagaaaaagagctAAGGGTTTGCCAATCTGTCTTTAAAGTAATTTGTGCTGGTTTTCACAACAATGAAGTAATTCCAGACAGAGGTATTGAGCAGTTAAAGTACTGAACCGAAAAGCACAAGTGTACCACGTTCAGCAGCACAAATTAACAATAAGgcagtaatttatttattagctTGGCCAtttctttgcttattttacACTTAGCACAATACAAGGTCAAATTTAATATAAGTAGCTTGTACTAGgtggcaaacaaacaaacaaaaaaaagagaaacccaCCACCACCTATGTTTTGGTTATCACAGCAGAAGGATCCTTCTAGTGGCCTCCACAGGGATTTATCTTTCTACATAGTTACAGACAAAAAACATTCTTATTTTGGAATCAATGATTATATCTGCAAAACTTTGGTAGATAACCATAATCTGTCAAGAAGCATCTGACCTGTTTTGCAGCGAAACGTCTGAAGCTGTCCTTAGGGGACAGGAAGCTGCTCAAGAAAAAGGTAGATTTAATGGTCTTGGTGGATAACCAATTGTAACTATTAGTCATAGAGCAACCTTGAGCCTTTACATCCTTTTTCAATTTATGAATATTAATAGTAAGCATTCATTACTGCTTCCAATAATTTCAATGCTAAGCATAGAATGGCATCCAGTCTTAGTGCCTACAATAAAAAAGATCTGGAAATTGGACTGCAAGCACAGCTGTGATGTCTCAGAAAGATGCCTCATGCCAAGATCCAAAAAgctaaagccatttaaaaaaaaagagaaaagaagaaatcaagaagcaatttttttttacacagtcTCCAAGAACCTCTAAAACCAGATTTCCAATAACAATTGTTTTTAGCCTAGTCAGCACTAGAACCCAGCTGGAGACAGAAAAAATCGATATCAGAATTAAGGCACAAGGGATTAGGGAGGGGCTGGATTAAGAAAGTATAGTCAAGCCTACTGAACTCAAAAAAGCTTAGTTAAGGTACAGCCTCATATAAAAGCAGCTATATAGCTTTCAGCATCTACTCAGACATTTTTGAACACCTCTGTCCACCTCTCCAATTCCTATAACATCTAATTAGTTCTGCTACAAAGCTAGATGAATGCAGACAGCAAGCCTACTCTGGAAGCAGGACAATTATGCTCATGCAGCTTGTTTTATGCTCAGTATAGTAAACCTTTCCAGAACAGAGGCGGCACAGATATATGATCTGCTTTCAGAGAAGCCAGTCTGTATTTGAGAGCAACAACAGCATccaggtttttctgttttccagtctACACCAACTGCCTATTCACCCAGAGAGAAAGCTGTTTTAACCAGTGATATGTATAAAAGTGAAGTTGTTGCCAATGATAATCAATCTTCAAATGAAggctgttgatttttttttgttaaagaatgCATCAAATTTACTAATGAACTCATGACTAAAGAGTTAGCAGACAAACTTATGTGCTTAGGAACAGCTACCTAAACTCCTGAACACTCTCTGCCCATGCCCCCCTGCAACATATGCCATGCCTATAAACCACCTATGCTTCTCTGTACCTTAGACTGATTGTTCTTCAGTCTGTGAGCTTCATCCACAATGAGACAGGCCCAGTCAATAGAGCCTAGTATGGCCATATCAATTGTGATCAGTTCATAGGAGGTGAGAAGCACGTGGAACTTCACAGCAGCCTccttctgcaaaggaaaaagatgaaCATGGTAATGGGATAGGGGAATGCCCCAGGACAAAAGTAGATGCAGTGTTTCTCCAGCAAGTTATTCTGATGAGCCCTGGTCAAACAGCACATCAGAAACTTTTCACACCCACAGTTTCCTGTCACAAGATTCAAAATGCTACCCAAACCATTCTAGCCTTTTAATCCCCCATTTCTCTCTTAACACATAAGTCTCCTCAACCCCCTCAGTACCTGCTACTTCTGGACAGTTGCCAAATGTTGTAACAGAGAAGTTTAACAAATAAGCATCAAATAGAGGCATGTTAAGGAAATGAGATTTGGAGAACAGTGGCTCATCAAAAAGCTAAGACTTAAAAAAGGTAAGTAGTTTATCATGGAACTTTAAATTACTGTTAGTATTTAATGCAGTTCAATTTCAAGGGAAGCAAAGAAGTCCCAGCTATCTCTGCCACTGGAAAAGCTTTAGCTCCCATCTTGCTTCTACCAGGAAGACTAAAGTTCTACAAAAACTAGCCCCCTAGATCAGGCTCTTCACTCCTGTCAGGGCAAAGAATGCCATTTCTCAGATGTCTAGGTATGGCCTCACTGTCTGTAATCTCTGAGGAACCGGCTAAGTTCACACTTCTTTGTATGTTTGTCTTATTCATAGAGTGGCAATTCTGACATTGACTTAGATCTGTAGAAGTGATGCGCAACTTCACAGATTAAGTAGAAGAGATAGAGGGACTTGCCTATGGTCAGTATTACCTTAGTCAACTCTTTTTTCAGTACTAAATTAGTTCAGACTAGTAGGAGTGTTTAAGCAGTCTAGAACGGGAGCCTAAATGCCCACTAGTCATCAATTTGCAGTTATTTCCCCTTGGAAACTACACGCATAATCAGTTCCCAGAGTATCTGAATCTCAGCTGCCAAAAGCCAGTCCAGTGCATCTCTTCTTTCAGTTCAGGCTTGCATTACAGCAGAGTTCTGTACCTTCATTCTGGATGCTTTTTTGCCTCCACGTATGGCATTATCCTCAAATGTGAACTCATTCTCACGGATAATGGCTCGGCTATCTTTGTCCCCAACGTAGGTCACTACATACATATCTGGGGCCCACATCTCAAATTCTCGTTCCCAGTTGATGATTGTGGACAGCGGGGCACTCACCAAGAAGGGACCCTTTGAGTGGCCCTACAAATAGAGTCAGTAAGAGCATTAGATGAATGCAACCACTAACACAGGCAGCATCTCCCTGGGTAGTGATCTCCCAGCTCTCACCTCTTTGTACAAGGAATATAGGAACACAGCTGTCTGCACAGTCTTTCCCAGACCCATTTCATCAGCCAAGATTGTATCTGTGCCCTGGGCCCAGGAGAAGCGCAGCCAGTTCAGTCCTTCCAGTTGGTAGGGATGCAAGGTCCCCCCTGTTACATCGAGGTACTCTGGTTGCCGGTCATATTTCACTGTTGGCTacagtagggaaaaaaaggaagagttgaGATCCTTTACCTTAGCTAGGCAACTACCAAGACTCCCTTCCCAGCCACCCATATATTCCCTACTGCAGATGAGACTTCACAGATGACAACCAGACTAGCACCAGACAAAATTCCCAAATGGCCAAAGGTATCAACcaaaaagccctttttttttgtgaaatccTTTTGCCAAGAGCCAGCCAGCATCTCACCCAATGGACAAGATGGGCCTTTGTCTGAAGGCTCTATAACCTCTTTGTTCTTTGGGCCAGGAAGGAACTCTAAACCATATGGCTCTTCACTCTTCAGTTTCCCATTTAcctgcctccctccccaaaGTAAGCAACTGTATCAGGTGGTTCCTAAGCAATAAACAGTAACTTACATCTACTGTGGGAGTCTCAGGGGGCCTTTCCAGTTTCCGCATCTTCACTTTCTTTAACTTCTTACCAGGCCTGCCCTCTTCACCTCTCATCAGCTCCCTATGCAGACAGAGTCCCAAGAATGTGCAAGTTTAATGGCTTTTGTAACGGATCAAGGGAAAACTACTGCAAAGAACAGGAGGGTGATCACCCAACTCAAATAGGCTCAAGAGAACAGGGCTGGAACTTTCATGAATTGGTGGTGGAGAGGCACAAGGTCCCTGCCCAAAGGAATAAGGAGTCAGCAACAAGAAGATGCTTCTTTGCTATTATCTCCATATATTAATCCAGCCAGTGCTAGGGGCTGACATACTCCAGTGTTTTCTcttgagggaagggaaaggaacaCCACCTCTAGATACTTGTCTTACCTGTGATTCCAGTAGGCTTGCTTGTAGAGGTCATAATCTTGGATGTCCACATCTTCACTTTCCCAGGATGCCTGGTCATAAGGTAGGTCTCTCCATTTAATCAAATAGTGGACATTCCCCTTCTTATCCACACTGCAGAAGAAACCAGTCAGTCTTAAGCACAGTGAAATGACAGTATTCACCCAATCCTCTCAaatgggagaggggaaaaggattCCTTGATGaagcaacagaaacagaagaacagcGTCTGTCATACCAAAGGAGCTCCTGCTGTTTCCCCCAGTCATATTGCAGTTTACCTTATCCATTCTCCCTTAGCCCTGCTTAAGGTCTTTGCTGAAAATCCCTTTGCTACTTCCCCTACCTATGGTTAAGGATCCTGTGGATCATCATCCACTCGGGCTTGATCCCATATCGATAGAAGCGCTCCTCCATCTCAGCATATTTGGGGtccttgttttttctctttcggcttttctcctcttcccctccaaaGTCCCCTGAGGGTGGCTCATCCATATCATTTTTGCGTTGGTAGTTACGAAACATGACCTGGCAGTGCAGCTCCAGCTGGAGCCAGGACAGAAGCAGTTAGTAGGTGTTTTCCCCTCAACCAACCAACATACCTCCCCACAACTATCCACCCTTATGATGTGGTTAGAGTCCTCCGCTCACCTGCAACTCTGACACCCATGAGCAGTGCCAGTAGGACATGCCCTGCCACTTGACAAAGAACTGCCTTTCAGGCCGACCCTCCAGAGGCTTAGGGGGAGGAGCATTAGGGTCTGCATCAGGTGGACGTGGTGGCGGGGGGCCAACCGGGGGCTGACCCCATTTCCAGATCAGGATCTTCTGCACCTTTCCTTTCAAAGCTGGGCACTGAAAAGTTAAACAAAGCTTGTTACATCAGAGTGTACATACTCTTAACACACAAGCACCAAGTAGCAGAAACATACAGAGTCACAGTTCTCTTCCTTCATTACAGCTTGGACTTGGAAGCTTTCATCCTCTTATCTCCAGCATTTCTTTGAGCTTTCTCCagtttgtcttttcttcctagGACTGACAAACCCCAAACTGAATTCTGTATCTCAATTTAGTTGTCTCCCCAGGGCCACACCAATTCAGAAATTCTacaggaaatacagaaattgcTAGGCTTTATGAGCCCAGTAGTCTATCCAACCACAACTCCATTGAAAGTTtgtagagaaaatattttgctgtagAACTAATCAGCCCAGCACAGGGATATGTCCTGAAGCAGCTTCTTTTGTTCATCATCTTAAAAGTCCTTATCACCTAATGAAAGTACCTAACACCATTTATAATACTTCATTTCAAGAACTTCCTGGAAAAGTGTGACATTTCTCCCAACCATCTACTACAAAAGGGCTTGGCATTACAGAGCTTGCAGTGCAAAAAAACTGTTTGGCTCAgcatcaaagtattttttttaagcactggaTTTGCTTGCACTCATTGTCCTGCTTCTACGTACATACAGGATCCAAGAAAATTAAGCCTTTGGCATCCTGAACCCAAAACTGCACAACTACTCAGCACATGGGCAAACCTCATGAGACTCAATGCTGTAaccctgtgctttctgctgtCTGGAGAAAGCAGCCAATCGACAAGGTGCAATCCAGCCACAAAAAAATCAGCCCTCGCTGTTTCATGACAAAAGTGTGAGACGACATAGACTCTTCCGAAGACTAATCATTTCTGGGAAAATATGATGATCCAAGGGGATTAGATTGATCATCTCTTGTAACAATAGGAGAATGGTACTAGCAGAAACTCACAGTGCAACGAGGACACAGCCACTCTCCATTAGGAATCTCTGGCAATGGGGGATTCAGACAGTGGATGTGATAGGATGAAGGACAGGCatcacagcacagcagctctcCTCCATCCTTGCAGACTCTACAGAACTCCATATGATGGtcatcctcttcctcagcaTCCCCCACAACATCTTCCAGGATTTCCTCACCTTCAGAGTTATCCTCTTTTGCTTCCCACTGAATGCCCTCTTTTTCCTACAGGAGAGGGAAATCAGAAAACCGAAGTCACACATTTGTGATTATTTTATGACCGCAGAAGAACGGCCCCAAGTCACTTGACATCCCCCTCCATGATCTCTTGCACAGTGTGGGGGAATCCAGTACTTACACAGTGTGGGCAGCTCCATTTGCCCTCTGGGGCTTTCTCCATGTCTGGGTCCAGGCAAACCATGTGGTAGGCACGAGGGCAGGTATCACACAGTATAatttctcctccctgctggCACACCTCACAGTAGTCCTGGTGATCAGTCTCATAGCCATCCACAGCCACTGTGGAGTCCTCCTCACCTGCAGAGGGTGGTGAGGAGTTACAGCAGTACAAGCCACAGGTACAGGCTTCCTATAGCAAGGGAGGGTACTCACCCCACAGCCTATGTAGTAATATAGAGATCCAGAATCCAAAACTCTTGCTCCATCTATGTAAGTAAATAGGGCAGGGAGCAAGAGCAAAACAAGCCCCTTTGTGCCTCCTTCCACCCATGAAATTAAAGGTGTAGCTGAGGCCAGGAAAACTCAGCACTGTGTCTGTTCCCCTACCAAGGTAAGAAAGAACTCCTGAAAACCttttccttattaaaaataacatcaggTTCTTCCTTCACAAACAATTTTCCTCCCTCAAGCATGCTGTTAAATACCCAAATTCTGCACAGACATTCCTCTAATCTTTCTACACACTTAGCTGCGCTTCCAACTCCAACTGACAGCAAGCATCaatacctttctttttctttttcccagctttgaGTTTTTTGCGACTGCGGCTACTACGGCTTGTAGACCCATCTGAAACAGAGTAGCTGTTGATGCTGGCATCATCAAAGTCTGACTCCACATCCAGATCATCATCTTCACTCTGaggtagattaaaaaaaagctatgctACTGAGGCACCCATGCTGAGGGCTGCAATCAGACATACATCCTAGCATTTCTAGCACATCATCACCTCCTCCTCAGAAGGTCAAGGAAGGAGCATCACTTACTGATGATCTTTTACGCTTGGAACCAAATCCTCCCAGTTTGATTTTCAAAGGTGCCACCTTCTTTGTTTTAGGT encodes:
- the CHD4 gene encoding chromodomain-helicase-DNA-binding protein 4 isoform X8: MASGIGSPSPCSGGSDDDEMEILLNNAIPQHPEPEEEPEEELLSEAETPKIKKKKKPKKLKEPKVPKLSKRQKKELGDSSGEGNEFVEEEEEVLRSDSEGSDYTPGKKKKKKLGPKKEKKNKAKRKEEEEEEEEDDDSKEPKSSAQLLEDWGMEDIDHIFTEEDYRTLTNYKAFSQFVRPLIAAKNPKIAVSKMMMVLGAKWREFSTNNPFKGSSGASVAAAAAAAVAVVESMVTNVDAVLPQPPVDVPLRKAKTKEGKGPNARRKPKASPRIPDIKKPKTKKVAPLKIKLGGFGSKRKRSSSEDDDLDVESDFDDASINSYSVSDGSTSRSSRSRKKLKAGKKKKKGEEDSTVAVDGYETDHQDYCEVCQQGGEIILCDTCPRAYHMVCLDPDMEKAPEGKWSCPHCEKEGIQWEAKEDNSEGEEILEDVVGDAEEEDDHHMEFCRVCKDGGELLCCDACPSSYHIHCLNPPLPEIPNGEWLCPRCTCPALKGKVQKILIWKWGQPPVGPPPPRPPDADPNAPPPKPLEGRPERQFFVKWQGMSYWHCSWVSELQLELHCQVMFRNYQRKNDMDEPPSGDFGGEEEKSRKRKNKDPKYAEMEERFYRYGIKPEWMMIHRILNHSVDKKGNVHYLIKWRDLPYDQASWESEDVDIQDYDLYKQAYWNHRELMRGEEGRPGKKLKKVKMRKLERPPETPTVDPTVKYDRQPEYLDVTGGTLHPYQLEGLNWLRFSWAQGTDTILADEMGLGKTVQTAVFLYSLYKEGHSKGPFLVSAPLSTIINWEREFEMWAPDMYVVTYVGDKDSRAIIRENEFTFEDNAIRGGKKASRMKKEAAVKFHVLLTSYELITIDMAILGSIDWACLIVDEAHRLKNNQSKFFRVLNGYSLQHKLLLTGTPLQNNLEELFHLLNFLTPERFHNLEGFLEEFADIAKEDQIKKLHDMLGPHMLRRLKADVFKNMPSKTELIVRVELSPMQKKYYKYILTRNFEALNARGGGNQVSLLNVVMDLKKCCNHPYLFPVAAMEAPKMPNGMYDGSALIRASGKLLLLQKMLKNLKEGGHRVLIFSQMTKMLDLLEDFLEHEGYKYERIDGGITGNMRQEAIDRFNAPGAQQFCFLLSTRAGGLGINLATADTVIIYDSDWNPHNDIQAFSRAHRIGQNKKVMIYRFVTRASVEERITQVAKKKMMLTHLVVRPGLGSKTGSMSKQELDDILKFGTEELFKDEATEGGDNKEGEDSSVIHYDDKAIERLLDRNQDETEDTELQGMNEYLSSFKVAQYVVREEEMGEEEEVEREIIKQEESVDPDYWEKLLRHHYEQQQEDLARNLGKGKRIRKQVNYNDGSQEDRDWQDDQSDNQSDYSVASEEGDEDFDERSEAARRPSRKGLRNDKDKPLPPLLARVGGNIEVLGFNARQRKAFLNAIMRYGMPPQDAFTTQWLVRDLRGKSEKEFKAYVSLFMRHLCEPGADGAETFADGVPREGLSRQHVLTRIGVMSLIRKKVQEFEHVNGRWSMPELAEIEENKKLSQPSSPSPKTPTPSTPGDTQPNTPAPVPPPEEGIKVEEGASAKEQGESSEPEKELSAAATETEVPMECAQPVETPPQEAKSPVNPTEADEKKVEEPEMKERPDEPMEVESKADVEKVEDRAPIENPPEPPIITLDEKDEKKDDDKRDVVMLQNGEMLKESVDERHKKAVKQRFMFNIADGGFTELHSLWQNEERAATVTKKTYEIWHRRHDYWLLAGIINHGYARWQDIQNDPRYAILNEPFKGEMNRGNFLEIKNKFLARRFKLLEQALVIEEQLRRAAYLNMSEDPSHPSMALNTRFAEVECLAESHQHLSKESMAGNKPANAVLHKVLKQLEELLSDMKADVTRLPATIARIPPVAVRLQMSERNILSRLANRSSEPPPPPPPQQVAQQQ